Proteins encoded by one window of Pecten maximus chromosome 15, xPecMax1.1, whole genome shotgun sequence:
- the LOC117343451 gene encoding FK506-binding protein 2-like: MAATSLVLLLCICAVFAAESEPGPPSGVEDVTELKVEKVSVPENCDRKTKKNDLLSMHYTGYLTDGTKFDSSRDHGQPFQFQMGIGQVIKGWEVGLEDMCVGEKRRLTIPPHLGYGEQGAGDKIPPKATLVFDVELEKIEEGPAPQNIFKQIDTDGDNALSQDEVSQFMIDQAKEAGSDEELDTKEHQDVIKSIFEHEDADKDGFISHDEFSGPKHDEL; this comes from the exons ATGGCTGCCACATCCCTTGTGTTATTACTGTGCATATGTGCTGTATTTGCAGCCGAATCGGAACCCGGCCCGCCATCCGGGGTTGAAGACGTTACCGAATTGAAAGTAGAAAAGGTGTCGGTACCCGAAAACTGCGACAggaaaacgaagaaaaatgaTTTATTGTCAATGCACTACACCGGCTACTTGACAGACGGTACTAAATTCGATTCAAG CCGTGACCACGGACAACCCTTCCAGTTCCAGATGGGGATTGGGCAAGTAATCAAGGGATGGGAAGTTGGCCTGGAAGACATGTGTGTTGGAGAGAAACGTAGATTAACCATCCCTCCTCATCTTGGATATGGGGAGCAGGGCGCTG GAGATAAAATTCCTCCAAAGGCCACTCTAGTATTCGACGTGGAACTTGAAAAGATTGAGGAAGGTCCTGCTCCTCAGAACATTTTTAAACAGATTGATACAGATGGTGACAATGCTCTGTCTCAGGATGAG GTATCCCAGTTTATGATAGATCAAGCAAAAGAGGCAGGATCTGATGAGGAATTAGACACTAAAGAACATCAAGATGTGATCAAGTCCATCTTCGAACATGAGGATGCTGACAAAGATGGCTTCATCTCACATGACGAGTTCAGTGGACCAAAACATGACGAGTTATAA
- the LOC117343518 gene encoding 39S ribosomal protein L10, mitochondrial-like: MASFVKSARACLRPVSGTWSQQVRLKHKYNSKKPWLNQRSHKHRIFQVVTQPLYVKEDFPVRVCPHLDHQKKLLERKGIEMGPAEEFIYRGCERMFRENKMIIVCQNLPCPAVDVAKAKGLLNKSGLKLKVFSNKYARMAVTGTELESMKPWFQGRNVYIVSEEQNIMAVVRDLKKTPFLLMLGGLVDGKLLTKEGLLKLSKLPPYRRAER, translated from the exons ATGGCGTCGTTTGTGAAGTCTGCACGAG CATGTCTGCGACCAGTGTCCGGTACATGGTCGCAACAAGTGAGACTAAAGCACAAGTATAACAGCAAGAAACCATGGCTGAACCAGCGCTCTCACAAACACAGAATATTCCAGGTAGTCACACAGCCCCTCTATGTAAAAGAGGATTTTCCTGTCAGAGTCTGCCCTCATTTAGACCATCAGAAGAAACTTCTGGAG aGAAAAGGTATCGAGATGGGACCCGCTGAGGAGTTTATTTATAGGGGCTGTGAGCGAATGTTCcgagaaaacaaaatgattatCGTCTGTCAGAATCTTCCCTGCCCTGCTGTCGATGTAGCCAAGGCAAAAGGACTCCTGAATAAATCTGGGTTAAAACTGAAAGTGTTCAGTAACAAATATGCACG GATGGCTGTGACAGGAACAGAATTGGAGAGTATGAAGCCGTGGTTTCAGGGGAGAAATGTCTACATTGTATCTGAGGAGCAGAATATAATGGCAGTGGTTAGAGATCTCAAAAAAACACCATTCTTACTGATGTTAG GAGGACTAGTAGATGGAAAATTACTCACCAAGGAAGGCTTACTGAAGCTGTCCAAGTTACCACCCTATAGAAGAGCTGAGAGGTGA
- the LOC117343519 gene encoding uncharacterized protein LOC117343519, which yields MACSGINEHNEARRKDIHVGRNAYLRMMMTKNADQGLDGCQFMQQPNQSSYENEVQLRKLGSPPGIGHDPLSTDRQRREDLRQQQIVDYSAKLPNRLNSIDYKKQW from the exons ATGGCGTGTTCAGGAATTAACGAGCATAATGAGGCGAGGAGAAAAGACATACACGTCGGGAGAAATGCATATTTACGA ATGATGATGACGAAGAATGCCGATCAGGGACTCGATGGCTGTCAATTCATGCAGCAGCCCAACCAGAGCTCTTATGAAAATGAGGTGCAACTCCGAAAGCTGGGCAGTCCTCCTGGCATAGGTCATGACCCTTTATCTACAGACAG GCAAAGGCGAGAAGATTTGAGACAACAACAAATTGTAGACTATTCTGCTAAACTGCCCAATAGACTCAAT TCAATAGATTACAAAAAGCAGTGGTGA